The region atgataacgataacgataacgataacgataataatgataacgataataatgataacgataacgataacgataataatgataacgataacgataacgataataatgataacgataataatgataacgataataatgataacgataacgataacgataacgataataatgataatgataatgataatgataatgataataataataataataataataataattttaaatttgttTCCTCGATATGGATTGATTGATGATGTTAGTGTTTTATCAAACCAGTTACCCCGAAAAGATAAATTCGTATATGCGTTGATATAATAGCGTTGAGTCCAGGCGAAAGATCTGCTGAACAAACCTAACAGCActgtttgttatatatttctacaCAAAGTGATTgttaaaacatgaaatgattatgaaaaaaattgaatatcaattctttattgacagAAGCTGTTGTCATCGGAAGCGCATTGCACCTTACCGCGGACAATCATGTATTAGCCATTAACGTCACAAACTCATTAGAATTCCCACGAACGGAAACTGATCAATATCATATACGATGAGTGTTCCGGTAGAGAACGGATTCCGagaattgttttcaatatTCCGATGGCAATTCGATTGTGAAATCAACTAGATAGAATTGTCACATCTCTCCAGCGAAGAATTCATGCCACAATGATACCATAAATTCAATTTGCATACTGCCAAACTCGTATTATTATTGCACCGAATGACCAATGACCTTCATTGAATGTTGGACCGTTGATATAAATGGATCAGATTGATAATCACGTGTTTGTATTctaaaacaatttcaacacCGGTCGATGAGTAACGACAGTTTTTTTCGCCATCTTTGATGTCTACAGAATTCAAGTCAATATGTGCGATTGCGAGGTAGACAGGTTATGATAACACGCTGACTCGAAACAAGCAATGAAATTCGAGATTTAATCGTTTTAAAATTACCGTTATTTAACCGTTAGTTTCACcgactaaaaacaaaaattagtAGTGGTGATGTTTCGACTaaaattctatgagccatttccaaaactgttattgtttaaTTCATGGATTTTCTTCAATATTCTGACGATGTTTGATAGGTTAGAATTCGTTCCCTGCATTACGATTCACCTCATGTCCTGTCGGCCGATTTCCATGGGAACCAAAGCACGTgtttaatcataataatattcaaattttacaCGTGATCGAGTGTGTGGATTTTTCCGAAATGGATATCTTGCTGAAGCGGCATTTGCCATCATTTAATTTTCATGAATTCGTGTCGGTTTTTCCGTATGATATACCTATACTTCGGTGACGTTTGTGAGAGTACTCCTGATCGAATGAAACATCATCGACAAGTTTCGCAGTCATTGTGTTGACGCCGCTCAGTAGAATAAGTGAATTCAGTCGACAATCTAGAAAAATTCAATGGCTGTTGAATGAAATACGTATCGAAGTCATTTTGTAGATTTCGATCTCGTTAATTATATATCATACCCACAAACTGCAACTCAAGATCATCAAACCGCACATTAGATACGTAAGAACGATAATTACACCCTTCGATGAATACGTAACGGCGAACAAGATTGCACTCTCAAAAACAAACGTGTGCATTGACTCCTTTAGATTCGATATTTTTTCTCAGATGTGTTACTTCAGGATGTAAAATAAAGTGAtcatttttcaacaaatattttatcagaaaatttaaaaagaataatATCGATAAAGGTCATTGAATTTATAGGGATGGGATTAATGGAtaataaaagatgaaaaagtcccaagattttaaaagcagtTTAGCTTCCATAATGCTGTATACGCGAAATAGGAATTTATTCTCGACAAAACTTCGTTTACTCTTCAAAAACCGAAGcacgtcatcatcatcactaaAGCCCGCGTTATCAAAAAGAATTGGAGTGGTCGGTCATTCGTTCCATTAAACATTACAACAGCACAAAATAGTTAATTATTCACaactaatttgtttttcaggcaGCGTTGCCAATATCTAGCATATGATCCGTGTCGCAACTggtaaatttgatatttcacttCCGAATCGAGAGTACCTATACCGTGTCAAGATATATATGCTTGTTAACTTACCATGAAAGCCCGCGAACACTCATGGAATTGCTAGAAGTGTAGCATATTAAATGTGTATGTAGCCGGGAAGGTGCGAGTACCTCTGATGTAACTAAATAACTAAGAATTTGCACTCGTAACGAGGCGAAATAACATATCAGTCGTTTAGTCAAGTAGACTTTGTCGTTGATGGCTTGATCGGTGAAGTTTCTTCAACAGCGAAATCTCTTCGAAATCTGACTGCTTTTTCCGCCCGATACGAGACGCTAAGTGGAAGCCATTAATGTTGCGAAACTTCAGATTTCATGTCACAATGCGTCAAGAGCGTCGGAAAATAGCGAGTATGTGAAATTTTAGATTCGgctgttcgatcgaacaggTTGGTACGACACTCCTGTCCTGTGCCTGCGAAAATAACTGTTTCAATCGAGCGACTCAGATTGTAATCGCATTTATGCCAATTAAAAATGATTCGATGGTACTTggaagaaattcaaatttgaattatgatCGTTGATTTTGCTAGTTTGAACGCGGCCGTCTAGGACGATCGAAACATCATTATCAACGGATGATCCTATGTACAAACTTGAACCTGTCGAGCGGTTTTTCATCTTACAGTTAATTTCCTGATGTTTTCGTCACAAATTGGCATCGTATTTTCATAAGATGGACGTATTATTCTCTTCAAATAGAAGTAGAGATGCCATACTATATGACACTTTACAATGTAGCCGGTTGGTATACGAATACTTTTGATAACTGTTTCCGGCATACGTGGTGGGCCGAATATTACGCAGAATCGGACGGTGCTTACGATCAGTATTGTGATGAGGATGAAAAAAGTTTACCAGATGACAAAAGTGTTCTCGTCGACTTCGAGTAAGTTCTTCACCTTTTTCGAGGGTACCTGGAGATTTAAGATTATGCAATATTGGAAAAAATCCGCAAAGTTTAACGTAGATTTATGATGGATTTTATCCGATTATTTAGATACTAATTTTAACGTCTATCGATGTTGGTGTTTGGTTTCATTTTACAGAAGACCAAAAGTCATACTTTTTTTCTAGTACATAATATCATAATCGATATTTATCGATAGATGTCGTTGGTTTGTTTTTTGGCCTTTTTTAAACTTTAATCcgagtcaaatcaaatcagccATGATTTCTCATCATTCGCTAGGATCAAGTTTCATTATGCAAATGCTCACGCGAAAgcgatttctttttcatcgtTGTCCGTTGCTTTCATCTCAGATCGGTTAGTCAATACTAAACAGAAAACTGTGAAAGTTATCGTCATaactataatgaataataaatgatttaaGAAGTGTCCTGAATTTCACCATTCCGTTCTAAAAAACATGTTTAACATAAAGTAtccataaacaaaaaattcatcGGAAGGTATTTTATCTGGgattgatgaaaaaactaaCATCATCACTAAACTGCAAATTTCAAAGCCTCTTACGGATTATCGTGATCGGGGCTGTATTTTTCTACTTTCGCCAACGCGTTTTAACAACGAATGTAATAACgtgtaattttgaatttcattactttgaatttcattactggttttgtttgaaaaaaatcgttGCTAACAACAGTTCCCCCTTGGGGGTACTGGACGTAGTCTAGTGAAGCATATCTCCAGTTGTCACACTGGTAGGACATTATAGCATTAATTGTTTTGTTCCATTCGTCGCCATGGGAACCCATCAAGTGGTGCAATATAGTTTCCTTTTGTTCACAGCTCGTTGACAAACATATATACATCATACTAACGGTGGATGTCGCTGTCACAAGCGAAAGCCAATGGTCCAGAACTATCGGAAAATTCTTGAGTTTGAAAAAACCcataattctatatttttgtaCTTGCAGGGTTGCCCCACGATGCCCTATTGACCAAGTCCATGTTGAAAGAGACAAGGTGTGTTATCAAAGGTTGTGTAGGATGTATCGTCAGTCCGTTCGTAATAGTTCatgattatcattaaaaatcattaatttcagatatgcGTGGACAAAGCCTTTCAAAAGGAGACCGACAATCTTGCGGTACAATGCTCAAATCAATCACAAGGTTGCGAGTGGGAAGGATGTTTGAAGGACCTTGGGGTAAATTATGATAGATTACGAAATATTGAATGCTTTTTTTGGAAGCTATTTGTAGcgcaaatttcaatttttcagggACACGTCGAAGAATGTGGTTATTCAATGACGTCTTGTCCGAATCAATGCGGCGTCGACTTTCAGAAACGGTTTTTGGACAAACATATGGAAAGTGATTGTCCTAAGCGGCCGGTCGAATGTGATTTCTGCCAGCAGCCAATTTTATCCGGTGATGAAGTCGACCATCTAAACGAATGTCCTAATTTTCCCATACCGTGCCCGAATAACTGTGGCGTTAAGGATATTTTAAGAAGTGAAGTAAGAACGATTCTATTCAACACATACAAAACGCCATATGTCATTCATTATTATTCCATTTCGCTTAAGTTATATGTAATAAAATTTTCTTTCACTTAATGTCAAATATGCCTTTATTTTCTACAAGCAATgttcaaaatttattcattttacgAAACGTTTTTGCAATTTCAGCTCGATAACCATACGAAAAATGCCTGTCCGTTGCAGAACATTGACTGTCCATTCGCTCCATTCGGTTGCGAGAAAAAGGTAAGCTTCATTACTGAGTTTGAAACAGCAACAAttcaatgaattgaattgaaatgcaATTTGGTTTGTGAATATGGTTAATTGTATAATTATAGTTTATTATTATGCATACTTATATTCTAGTGCCTCCGCCGTGAAATAGATGCCCACTTACAAACCACTACCCAAGATCATCTTACAACTGTCTGTAACGCTATGGTATCCCACAAAAGCATATTCGAAGAACAGGCACAAGTACTCGACGAACATATtcaaaaagttgaaaaaatggAGAAAAAGGTAACAATAACTTATCAGCTCACGGGAATAAAGTAGTTTCCAGTTtgtaggcgccattttgtggcggtccctcgaggtccctaTTGTTGTGATGATTTGCACTCATTTTCAacacataagtttagattgaatatcatccTTGCTGGATGAActtaatttatacaccattacaccattttaaaggaaatgaaatgcagataatTGTTGGTGATTCTTGGattttttgaacgcaacaataacagtgacgatgtgaaaccaaggactgCATATCCTAACCgcgcgtaaaagaaatcgcgatatttattaattctacACGGAGATTCATCGAAATATAAATATGCGGAAACAGCGAGTGACATTTCGTCTAGAAAAATTCTAAGAATGTTTGATTGCTTTTAAAAATAGGTGGACAAGCTTGAGAAAATGTACGGAGTCCAGTTTCTTTGGAGAATTGACAAATACGAGGAACGACTAGCAGATGCGAAATCCGGCAAGAAAACGACCATATTCAGTCCGCCATTTTATTCACATAGACACGGCTATAAGATGACAGTCTCGGTTTGTCTTTACGGCGACGGAAGAGGTAAAAACGGTTATACACATTTTTAACTGATCTTACAAATACCAAATCTAATGTTTATCTATATGTCTTTCGAACGAAAACTGTCAATATCTAAGTAATTTGCTAAATAACCCTGGACTTTCAGCTTTCAATGGGGTACACGTACAAATTTCATATCTGCCGTATTGCAGCTGTTTCCTTTGAATAAGAACTTTCGAGCTACGAATAACTTTCAATAATTTCCGCACTTCAATCTCGTTAAAAGGCATGCCAATTAATGTACATCAATTTTCCTTTTTAAATCGTATAGCGCGCGGAAAGCACATGTCTTTGTTTGTGTGCATCATGCGAGGCGACTACGATCCGCTCCTGACTTGGCCATTTTCACACCGTATCACATTCACGCTGATCGACCAGTGTCAGGACCCAGCCGCCAGACGTAACATCCAATACAGCATCAAACCGAACACGTGCAAGGAGAACCGGCCATTTCTCGGTCGGCCGTCGTCGGAAAGGAATGCTAGTTTCGGCGCCCAGAAGTTTATCGAACTAGACATCATGAACACGTTGGACTACATTCGAGACGATACGATATTTATCAAGGTCTCTATCGACACTGAAGAAATAAGTATGGTGTGAAATTGACATTTCCCATCAAAGATGAGATATATAACGTTTGACGGGAAAAGCTTTGCATGATACGTAATAACGTTCGAaatttatacaaaaaaaaaattcatattctATTGTGTTGTGTAAAGTTTTACGTAACTGGTTTAAATGATTCTGTAAAAGAGCCAGAGAGGTAATTAAAATGGAAAGAAGGTTGGATGGTAGATATCTTATTTTTCATAACGGTCCTGGGCATATATTACTCATTCCTAATTTCATATAATCGATAACGTTAAAGGTTCTTTGTGATATGAGCCgttatatattttgtatttcgtTTGAATATAAACTGCTGCATGAATGTCATTATTCAACAACGCTTTGTTccgcaaaaaaaaataaatccgTCCAATTACTTTCCGTAGTTTTCCACAAGATATCCACAAATTACACGTAGAGCACATCTGTTATATCCATATTAACCCGCTTTCCGACAAACAAGGTGATAAATGTCCGTGAATAAAAAAGTCCAAACGGTTGAAAATGATGCAAAATCACTTACTTACGTTGTTGTTTCAAATAAGATCACtgtttttgaattaatattagtTTGTCTATATTAAGGCTATGCTAACGGATTTTTTGTCGTTTCGGCGCGGTTATCAAATGCGCCCACAAATTATCAGCGcgctaaaatgaaaaataattctactGTAGTTGAAAATTTATTCCGGCGTTCTGgtgccctcatttgcatatcaGGAATTTACGTAATGGCTCGAATCAGCCACGATACTATACACTGTGATCAAGCATTTCCGTCCTAACTTGGAGTAAGCAACTACATCGATATGAAAGTTTTAGTGAAATTAATGATTCCCAGGTATTATTGGAAACGTATGTGTTGTTTGTATATCTAAAAGAAATTCATGCTATACGGCTACGACTGTGATTTAACATTAGGAACCGCCATTTAAATCTACCCATCTTCTACATGAAGCACTTAATGTTGTATTATCATGCATCAATGTATCAATACATGAACATAAAAACAATGTCACAGATTTTGCAGCCATGTTAATATAGTAATCAGGTAGTGTCGTATACAAAAAGGTTTTGTGTTTTTGTTGTACCACCTGTTGCGTAGAAAATTAAACGGTGAACCGTCATTTGCACACGTTTACTTATTTATTACACACACAAAAATATACACACATAATATGAATTAAGGAAAAATCTATTCGCATCAAGGACCCGAGACTGTGAATGATAATCCGTTGATAACACAGCATTTGCTTTTCGAATTGGGTGATGCCATGAACTGAGTGATTTAACATGATATGATAGTTATTTCAGATCTCTATCCATATcacatttatcattattgaaatccTTATGTACGCAACAACGAAATATATCTCTTCATATAAATCAATGCGTTTCTTTTTTTGATTGTCGCTATTTCATTGACGTCGAGTTCTATTCAATCGTTGCTGTTCTTATTCTTAACAATTAAGAGAAGCTTTCAGTACTTCCGATGTTCTAAATCATTGATTCATGCGTGTGTGTTACCATGGGATATACAGATAagtgaaatgtgaaaaaaatcaagaaaaaatgGTGCATCTAGATACAGTTTTACTATTCTAAGAAATTCATCCATTAATTTCGTATTTCGGAACAAAGACCCGCCGGGTATAGATACTGCGAAACGTCTCTAAGAAACAAACCAAATAAAACCATAACAAGCAGTCGAGTCTCTATAGCAGCCAAGGAATAGGAGTCTACGTTCAaggaatttcaaaatatgttaCCCAGTCAGCGGGAACAGTCGCCTGGAAAAGCAAAGGGTGAGGTTGATAGGATTTTGCACAGACCAGAGGCTGTACATGAAGCTATTAAGAAATTCAAAGCTAGAAAAGGGAAAATTTGTTCGAAAGTGAATAAATTCGGAATAAAAGATGGGAATACGGAATGCTATCAAGAATACTTAGACGTAGAGATGTCAGCTGTCACGAACCTTGTAACAGATACAACTTATGAAAACCCCCGAGAGCCAGAGTCTGATGAGGAGGATGTTGGAGCACTTCTTGGTGGTGGGATATCTCTGAGTGGTGGGACACATCTGGCCAATAGAATATCTGTGGGTGATGGAGAGCCGCTGGGTGATGAGGTGCATCTAGGTGATTGGACAACCTTGGATGGTATGGTGCATGATAATGGGACAACTGTGAAAATGGATGATCAGGCAATATACGAAGCCGATGGCGAAAACTCAATGTTGAGAGAAAAACGTGACTGTAACAAAAGGTAAGATGATTGCAATAAAGCAGTACCGTATAcaatgaaaaacaaatgacAAAATTAGTAAAATTCATCAGGATAATGCGGTATACGTCGGTGGAAACTCAATGGTAAACCTTGGGTTTGACGAGGTtaattaaaaattcaagaacaatgaattttctggattgcattcagaaaaagcTCATTGGTTAAACAAACGTGTCAAGAAAAGAATGAAAGCCGGAGACCGGATATTCGAGAAGTTGAGTAGTTCTAGATATATTGAACTGTTTCATAAGGTCTTGAATGTTTCGAAAGTTCATGAAGGTACACTGATACTTCAAAGTATACACTAGGGATTCAATCGAGTAAAGCTTTTCATCATTGGATTTTGCTAGACAACTGCCTCGGTTTATGTCGTATATAGACGTAACTTGGTAGCAATCAGAAATTTTTTCAACTACAAACTCTTTAGACACTAGAATATGGTGACAaatttatatgaaatcaaaaatcttggaattaatttcataGTATATGTAGATTCTGGAATAGTATGGCGGAGATTTGCGCCGAAAAACATACGAAAAACGGTGACACAAAGCGGTATGTGGgaatgtaaatatttcatcaggTCGCGATAATGAAATTTATCACCGTGAGGAATATCTAATTTACTACCTTTAGATCAAATTTTGTATTGTTAACTTGTAAAAACATGGTATAtatgtttttcaaaatttctgcTATGGTGATATTCTTTTCCAACAGCGGTACGTTGTCCACTGATCAACTAAAACAGCTAACATCGATGTCCAGAGGGTTAGCGGAAAATCGCGGAATTCTGGATGAAAACAAAAGAACACGAACAAAAGTCAACGACCTCATATCTACGGTAACtcttttattttctacttGTGTCACAATCGATAAATCCTCTTCATAAAGTCTATCGTCGCCAAAGTATATCCACCTTCGTTAATGTAGCGAAACATTTAGGataaaaattcatcattttgtagCGAATTGTCTATCGCTTAATATGATTCAGATTGACAACAAGATCAAACACTTTCATACTGTGTTTGGAAAACATCAGTACATCTGGCgaataaacaatatcaaattGTTGCTCTTGGAGTCAGAGCAAGGTACCAGACGAATTATCTATAGTCCCCAATTCTTCAGCCACCCGCGTGGCTACAAGATGATCGTTAGTCTTTGTCCGCATGGTGAAGGAAAAGGTATACCAACCAGTTCATTTGATGGTATCAATAATATATCTTTTCTCATTCATATATCATAAGTAAAGTTTCTGTTTaacaaattattttcttttacaatttctaaaactattactgaattttcttttattctgTCATGATATTCACAGTGATTATCTTATAAATTACTGGGTTAGTGTATCTATTTTCTTTACACAGCTCAAGGAAAGTACGTATCGCTTTTCTTCTGTTTAATCAAAGGCGAGTACGACCCGACACATATCTGGCCCTTCTGTCACGAGATAACGTTCTCCCTCTTGGATCAGACATACGACAGAGACCACGTGACGAAAACATTTACTCCCAATCCATGTCGTGAAAATGAACCATTTCTTGGAAGACCAACGAAAGAAAGAAATCTTAGCATAGGTGAATAAGATgccatttcaaaaatatttacttCTTGATGCGCCGTGTTTattcgattttcatttttcaggttttccgaAATTTGTTTCACTACAGAAACTAAAAGAAGGCTGCTACACTGAAAATAATACGCTTTTCATAAAGATTGCTGTGAGCCAAGAGAAAATGGATCCCATGTAGAAAGTAAAACGATCTGCTAAAAGTAATACATTGTATATCGTCTGTGATTTAGTATTTAATCCAATGATAAAAATTTCTCAACGACTTTTAAATGTTGTACCCCTACTAGAATTGATTGAGTCAGCTATCGTTGATGTGGCATGTGTCTGTAAACATGAACGAGTATAGCTTCATTAAAAATGCCATATATGAATTGTTGTAGTTTTTACGTGAAATACGAATCTTCttcattttattgttttagaCCGTAGGCTAcaaattgcatattttcaattaagaaCACGTGTGAAATTGGCATGGCGAGTGAAAATCATATGGATGGGATACCTCAACGTTTTCCTAAGTAATTCATACAAAAGGCATTAGTTCGCTCGCTCTGCATGACCTTCCTTCATCAAGACAAAAATAACAAGTCGTACCAAATAGTATTCCATTcgataaataaatgtatttgtgcCTCAATCAGACTACCAAATATAGTTAAAACATAAATTCGCAATATTAAACTGTTTTTAATGACAaatcacagaaacaaaataCCAAACATAATCTATATACGCAATACttaattattcaataaacAAAACTCGCAAAATATGAGACCGAAGTGCATCAAAACGTGTATGAAAAGAGATGAATCATCCGTTAAACtctaat is a window of Tubulanus polymorphus chromosome 2, tnTubPoly1.2, whole genome shotgun sequence DNA encoding:
- the LOC141899786 gene encoding TNF receptor-associated factor 4-like, which produces MPEQTMINGELQGMSQSPPMTGNSTPRTPSMGPRRGSILSNLSGASKNSYGSSVSSRPEVEVIFVKPLDKKYECPVCCQVLRYPVQFEECGHRCCSSCLPELLRVAPRCPIDQVHVERDKICVDKAFQKETDNLAVQCSNQSQGCEWEGCLKDLGGHVEECGYSMTSCPNQCGVDFQKRFLDKHMESDCPKRPVECDFCQQPILSGDEVDHLNECPNFPIPCPNNCGVKDILRSELDNHTKNACPLQNIDCPFAPFGCEKKCLRREIDAHLQTTTQDHLTTVCNAMVSHKSIFEEQAQVLDEHIQKVEKMEKKVDKLEKMYGVQFLWRIDKYEERLADAKSGKKTTIFSPPFYSHRHGYKMTVSVCLYGDGRARGKHMSLFVCIMRGDYDPLLTWPFSHRITFTLIDQCQDPAARRNIQYSIKPNTCKENRPFLGRPSSERNASFGAQKFIELDIMNTLDYIRDDTIFIKVSIDTEEISMV